A stretch of DNA from Streptomyces spiramyceticus:
GGACCGCGCCGGCGTGGCGTACGCCGACCTCGGGCGGGGCGTCCCCGGGTGGCTGACCGACCTGGTCGCGCAGGCCGCGGCCACGGTCGACGTCGTACTGGTCACTCCGCACTGGGGGCCCAATATGACCCTCCGGCCGCCGCACTACGTGCTGCGCACTGCCCCGCAGTTGCTGGAGGCGGGCGCGACGCTCGTCGCCGGGCACTCCGCCCACGTCTTCCACGGGGTGGGCGACCGCATCATCTACGACATGGGCGACTTCGTCGACGACTACGCGGTCGACGCCGTCCTCCGTAACGACCACGGGCTGCTCTTCCTCGTCACCCTGGACGGCCCGGACCCCGCGCACACTGTGCCCGTACGGCTTGAGGCGATCCCACTGTTCCTGGACTACTGCCACACCCGGCTGGCACGCGGAAAGGAGTGGAACTGGATCCGTGAACGCTTCACCGCCGCCTGCGCGGAGCTCGGCACCGCTGTGACCGAGTGGGGAGGGCGTCTGAGGATCGAGTGGCAGTGAGGTACTGGCCGCTGGTTCCGCTGGTTCCGCTGGTTCCGGCGGCGCCGGCGAAGGCAAGAATGATGGCGTGACGACTCCGCCTTTCGACATCGACGACTTTCTCGCCCGGCCGCTCACCGCACGCATCGCGACCGACGGGCCGACGGTGCGGCCCGTGTGGTTCCTGTGGGAGGAAGGAGCCTTCTGGATCCTGACCGGACCGTGGGGCGGGCTCTTCCACCGGGTGCGTTGCGATCCAGAGGTTGCCCTTGTGGTCGACGAGTGCGATGTCGCGACAGGCGCCGTTCGCCAGGTCACTGCCCGGGGCCGCGCGGAGCTCGTGCCGTTCGACGTGCCACGCGGCCGACGCAAACTCGTCCGCTACCTGGGCATGGACGAGTCACAGTGGGACAAACGCTTCCTGGACTACCTGCACGACGATCCTGAACAACGCGGCACGACATGGCTGCGGTTGGCGCCGTCGTCCCTGAACGCGCAGGACCTGAGCTATTCAGTTGCGCCCTGCATGCGGGGAGGAGGAGCAGGTGGCTGATGTCTGACGCAGGAGGGCGAGCCATGAAGCTGTACGGCGAGCACGTCGTGCTGCGTCCGGCAGCGCCGGACGACATTCCGGCACTGGCCACCATCCGTGCCACCCCCGAGGTCTACGAGACGTGGCGCGGTGGAGATGACCTGACGGCGGCCGTTACGGACGCACTCAACGACCCGGACGTCACCGTCCTGGCAATCGAGCACGACGGACGTACGGTCGGCGCCATCCAGTGGGAGGCCGAGCCCGATCCGGAGTACCGCCACGCCAGCCTGGACATCTACCTGGACCCCGCGATGCACGGCCGGGGCCTGTGCGCCGACGCCGTACGTACCCTGGCCCGCCACCTGATCACCGACCACGGCCACCACCGGCTCGTCATCGACCCCGCCGCGGACAACGCCCCTGCCATCCGGTGCTACAGCAAGGTCGGCTTCCGCCCT
This window harbors:
- a CDS encoding CapA family protein, whose protein sequence is MTSRRRAGKMAITVAMAGDTMLGRGVAEQLRSSPLPSTLFCPEILAAVAEADLFVLNLECCVSDRGERWQHPGKPFFFRAPSSTAGLLAECGVDCVTLANNHALDYGFDALADTRTLLDQAGVRAVGAGKDLRAAREFAVLEAGGVRVAVVGATDHPDDFAADEDRAGVAYADLGRGVPGWLTDLVAQAAATVDVVLVTPHWGPNMTLRPPHYVLRTAPQLLEAGATLVAGHSAHVFHGVGDRIIYDMGDFVDDYAVDAVLRNDHGLLFLVTLDGPDPAHTVPVRLEAIPLFLDYCHTRLARGKEWNWIRERFTAACAELGTAVTEWGGRLRIEWQ
- a CDS encoding pyridoxamine 5'-phosphate oxidase family protein, which produces MTTPPFDIDDFLARPLTARIATDGPTVRPVWFLWEEGAFWILTGPWGGLFHRVRCDPEVALVVDECDVATGAVRQVTARGRAELVPFDVPRGRRKLVRYLGMDESQWDKRFLDYLHDDPEQRGTTWLRLAPSSLNAQDLSYSVAPCMRGGGAGG
- a CDS encoding GNAT family N-acetyltransferase, which codes for MKLYGEHVVLRPAAPDDIPALATIRATPEVYETWRGGDDLTAAVTDALNDPDVTVLAIEHDGRTVGAIQWEAEPDPEYRHASLDIYLDPAMHGRGLCADAVRTLARHLITDHGHHRLVIDPAADNAPAIRCYSKVGFRPVGIMRQYEQGPDGSWHDGLLMDLLADDLTA